Proteins encoded by one window of Portunus trituberculatus isolate SZX2019 chromosome 27, ASM1759143v1, whole genome shotgun sequence:
- the LOC123509752 gene encoding uncharacterized transmembrane protein DDB_G0289901-like isoform X2: protein MEETEETGRYGSNGGNNGHNGDNGGYGSNGGHNGYGSNGGHNGYGSNGGNNGHNGDNGGYGSNGGNNGYGSNGGHNGYGSNGGNNGYGSNGGNNGYGSTGHNGDNGGYGSNGGNNGYGSTGHNGDNGGYGSNGGNNGYGSNGHNGDNGGYGSNGGNNGYGSNGHNGDNGGYGSNGGNNGYGSNGGNNGYGSNGHNGGNGGYGSNGGTATGFAVFNLGAPLSSGSNGGSNGGYSGSNGGSNGGYGGSNGGYNGGSNGVHSGSNGGYGGSNGGYNGGSNGVHNGSNGGYGGSNGGYNGGSNGVHSGSNGGYGGSNGGYGSSNSGSSGGSNGGTSGVYGK, encoded by the exons ATGGAGGAAACGGAGGAAACAGGCAGATATGGCAGCAACGGTGGAAACAACGGCCACAACGGAGACAACGGTGGCTACGGAAGCAACGGAGGACACAACGGCTATGGCAGCAACGGAGGACACAACGGTTATGGCAGCAACGGAGGAAACAACGGCCACAACGGAGACAACGGTGGCTACGGAAGCAACGGAGGAAACAACGGCTATGGCAGCAATGGAGGACACAACGGCTATGGCAGCAACGGAGGAAACAACGGCTACGGAAGCAACGGAGGAAACAACGGCTATGGCAGCACAGGCCACAACGGAGACAACGGTGGCTACGGAAGCAACGGAGGAAACAACGGCTATGGCAGCACCGGCCACAACGGAGACAACGGTGGCTACGGAAGCAACGGAGGAAACAACGGTTATGGCAGCAACGGCCACAACGGAGACAACGGTGGCTACGGAAGCAACGGAGGAAACAACGGCTATGGCAGCAACGGCCACAACGGAGACAACGGAGGCTACGGAAGCAACGGAGGAAACAACGGTTATGGCAGCAACGGAGGAAACAACGGCTATGGCAGCAACGGCCACAACGGAGGCAACGGCGGCTACGGGAGCAACGGAGGAACCGCCACTGGTTTTGCTGTCTTTAACCTCGGGGCCCCTCTGAGCAGCGGTTCCAACGGTGGTTCCAATGGCGGCTATAGTGGTTCCAACGGTGGTTCCAATGGCGGCTATGGTGGTTCCAACGGTGGTTACAACGGAGGGTCCAACGGCGTCCACAGTGGTTCCAACGGCGGCTACGGTGGTTCCAACGGTGGTTACAACGGAG GCTCCAACGGCGTCCACAATGGTTCCAACGGCGGCTACGGTGGTTCCAACGGTGGTTACAACGGAGGCTCCAACGGCGTCCACAGTGGTTCCAACGGCGGCTACGGTGGTTCCAATGGCGGGTATGGTAGCTCCAACAGTGGTTCCAGTGGCGGTTCCAATGGCGGTACCAGCGGAGTATATGGCAAGTAA
- the LOC123509752 gene encoding glycine-rich cell wall structural protein 1.0-like isoform X3 yields the protein MEETEETGRYGSNGGNNGHNGDNGGYGSNGGHNGYGSNGGHNGYGSNGGNNGHNGDNGGYGSNGGNNGYGSTGHNGDNGGYGSNGGNNGYGSNGHNGDNGGYGSNGGNNGYGSNGHNGDNGGYGSNGGNNGYGSNGGNNGYGSNGHNGGNGGYGSNGGTATGFAVFNLGAPLSSGSNGGSNGGYSGSNGGSNGGYGGSNGGYNGGSNGVHSGSNGGYGGSNGGYNGGSNGVHNGSNGGYGGSNGGYNGGSNGVHNGSNGGYGGSNGGSNGVHNGSNGGYGGSNGGYNGGSNGVHSGSNGGYGGSNGGYGSSNSGSSGGSNGGTSGVYGK from the exons ATGGAGGAAACGGAGGAAACAGGCAGATATGGCAGCAACGGTGGAAACAACGGCCACAACGGAGACAACGGTGGCTACGGAAGCAACGGAGGACACAACGGCTATGGCAGCAACGGAGGACACAACGGTTATGGCAGCAACGGAGGAAACAACG GCCACAACGGAGACAACGGTGGCTACGGAAGCAACGGAGGAAACAACGGCTATGGCAGCACCGGCCACAACGGAGACAACGGTGGCTACGGAAGCAACGGAGGAAACAACGGTTATGGCAGCAACGGCCACAACGGAGACAACGGTGGCTACGGAAGCAACGGAGGAAACAACGGCTATGGCAGCAACGGCCACAACGGAGACAACGGAGGCTACGGAAGCAACGGAGGAAACAACGGTTATGGCAGCAACGGAGGAAACAACGGCTATGGCAGCAACGGCCACAACGGAGGCAACGGCGGCTACGGGAGCAACGGAGGAACCGCCACTGGTTTTGCTGTCTTTAACCTCGGGGCCCCTCTGAGCAGCGGTTCCAACGGTGGTTCCAATGGCGGCTATAGTGGTTCCAACGGTGGTTCCAATGGCGGCTATGGTGGTTCCAACGGTGGTTACAACGGAGGGTCCAACGGCGTCCACAGTGGTTCCAACGGCGGCTACGGTGGTTCCAACGGTGGTTACAACGGAGGCTCCAACGGCGTCCACAATGGTTCCAACGGCGGCTACGGTGGTTCCAACGGTGGTTACAACGGAGGCTCCAACGGCGTCCACAATGGTTCCAACGGCGGCTACGGTGGTTCCAACGGAGGCTCCAACGGCGTCCACAATGGTTCCAACGGCGGCTACGGTGGTTCCAACGGTGGTTACAACGGAGGCTCCAACGGCGTCCACAGTGGTTCCAACGGCGGCTACGGTGGTTCCAATGGCGGGTATGGTAGCTCCAACAGTGGTTCCAGTGGCGGTTCCAATGGCGGTACCAGCGGAGTATATGGCAAGTAA
- the LOC123509752 gene encoding glycine-rich cell wall structural protein 1.0-like isoform X1, translating to MEETEETGRYGSNGGNNGHNGDNGGYGSNGGHNGYGSNGGHNGYGSNGGNNGHNGDNGGYGSNGGNNGYGSNGGHNGYGSNGGNNGYGSNGGNNGYGSTGHNGDNGGYGSNGGNNGYGSTGHNGDNGGYGSNGGNNGYGSNGHNGDNGGYGSNGGNNGYGSNGHNGDNGGYGSNGGNNGYGSNGGNNGYGSNGHNGGNGGYGSNGGTATGFAVFNLGAPLSSGSNGGSNGGYSGSNGGSNGGYGGSNGGYNGGSNGVHSGSNGGYGGSNGGYNGGSNGVHNGSNGGYGGSNGGYNGGSNGVHNGSNGGYGGSNGGSNGVHNGSNGGYGGSNGGYNGGSNGVHSGSNGGYGGSNGGYGSSNSGSSGGSNGGTSGVYGK from the coding sequence ATGGAGGAAACGGAGGAAACAGGCAGATATGGCAGCAACGGTGGAAACAACGGCCACAACGGAGACAACGGTGGCTACGGAAGCAACGGAGGACACAACGGCTATGGCAGCAACGGAGGACACAACGGTTATGGCAGCAACGGAGGAAACAACGGCCACAACGGAGACAACGGTGGCTACGGAAGCAACGGAGGAAACAACGGCTATGGCAGCAATGGAGGACACAACGGCTATGGCAGCAACGGAGGAAACAACGGCTACGGAAGCAACGGAGGAAACAACGGCTATGGCAGCACAGGCCACAACGGAGACAACGGTGGCTACGGAAGCAACGGAGGAAACAACGGCTATGGCAGCACCGGCCACAACGGAGACAACGGTGGCTACGGAAGCAACGGAGGAAACAACGGTTATGGCAGCAACGGCCACAACGGAGACAACGGTGGCTACGGAAGCAACGGAGGAAACAACGGCTATGGCAGCAACGGCCACAACGGAGACAACGGAGGCTACGGAAGCAACGGAGGAAACAACGGTTATGGCAGCAACGGAGGAAACAACGGCTATGGCAGCAACGGCCACAACGGAGGCAACGGCGGCTACGGGAGCAACGGAGGAACCGCCACTGGTTTTGCTGTCTTTAACCTCGGGGCCCCTCTGAGCAGCGGTTCCAACGGTGGTTCCAATGGCGGCTATAGTGGTTCCAACGGTGGTTCCAATGGCGGCTATGGTGGTTCCAACGGTGGTTACAACGGAGGGTCCAACGGCGTCCACAGTGGTTCCAACGGCGGCTACGGTGGTTCCAACGGTGGTTACAACGGAGGCTCCAACGGCGTCCACAATGGTTCCAACGGCGGCTACGGTGGTTCCAACGGTGGTTACAACGGAGGCTCCAACGGCGTCCACAATGGTTCCAACGGCGGCTACGGTGGTTCCAACGGAGGCTCCAACGGCGTCCACAATGGTTCCAACGGCGGCTACGGTGGTTCCAACGGTGGTTACAACGGAGGCTCCAACGGCGTCCACAGTGGTTCCAACGGCGGCTACGGTGGTTCCAATGGCGGGTATGGTAGCTCCAACAGTGGTTCCAGTGGCGGTTCCAATGGCGGTACCAGCGGAGTATATGGCAAGTAA
- the LOC123509753 gene encoding glycine-rich cell wall structural protein-like, producing MKLASVCMVAVVAAASTLALPDGGHGGHGGGGGGGHGGGGGGGHGGGGGGGYGGGGGGFGGGGHGGGGGGGYGGGGHGGGGGGGGGGYGSGRASGRATINFNLGGPSGGYGGGSGGGGHGGGGGGYGGGSIGGGHGGGSGGGYGGGSIGGGHGGGSGGGYGGGSIGGGHGGGSGGGYGGGSRTVVISGGGSGGGYGGGSIGGGHGGGSGGGYGGGSIGGGHGGGSGGGYGGGSIGGGHGGGSGGGYGGGSIGGGHGGGSGGGYGGGSIGGGHGGGSGGGYGGGSIGGGHGGGSGGGYGGGSIGGGHGGGSGGGYGGGSSTVIISGGSGGGYGGGSIGGGHGGGSGGGYGGGSIGGGHGGGSGGGFGGGHGGSSGGYGR from the exons ATG AAGTTGGCGTCTGTTtgtatggtggcggtggtggcggcagcctCCACTCTGGCCCTGCCTGACGGAGGGCACGGAGGCcacggtggaggaggtggaggaggccacggtggaggaggtggaggaggccatggtggaggaggtggaggaggctacggtggaggaggtggcggcTTCGGTGGAGGTGgccatggtggaggtggaggaggaggctacgGTGGTGGCGGCcatggcggtggaggtggaggaggaggaggaggctatggAAGTGGAAGAGCAAGTGGAAGAGCAACGATTAATTTCAATCTTGGCGGTCCCAGTGGAGGCTACGGTGGAGGATCCGGTGGTGGAGGACAcggcggtggaggtggcggcTACGGCGGCGGTTCCATCGGTGGAGGACACGGCGGTGGATCAGGTGGCGGCTACGGCGGCGGTTCCATCGGTGGAGGACACGGTGGTGGATCAGGTGGTGGCTACGGCGGCGGTTCCATCGGTGGAGGACACGGCGGTGGATCAGGTGGAGGATACGGTGGAGGATCCAGAACTGTTGTCATCAGCGGAGGTGGATCAGGTGGCGGCTACGGCGGAGGCTCCATTGGTGGAGGACATGGTGGTGGATCAGGTGGAGGCTACGGCGGCGGTTCCATTGGTGGAGGACACGGAGGTGGATCAGGTGGAGGTTACGGCGGTGGTTCCATTGGTGGAGGACACGGCGGTGGATCAGGTGGCGGCTACGGGGGTGGTTCCATTGGTGGAGGACACGGCGGTGGATCAGGTGGAGGTTACGGCGGTGGTTCCATTGGTGGAGGACACGGCGGTGGATCAGGTGGCGGCTACGGCGGTGGTTCCATTGGTGGAGGACACGGCGGTGGATCAGGTGGCGGCTACGGCGGTGGTTCCATTGGTGGAGGACACGGCGGTGGATCAGGTGGCGGCTACGGCGGTGGTTCCAGCACGGTCATCATCAGCGGAGGTTCTGGTGGCGGCTACGGCGGCGGTTCCATCGGTGGAGGACACGGCGGTGGATCAGGTGGCGGCTACGGCGGAGGTTCCATTGGTGGCGGTCATGGAGGCGGCTCTGGTGGAGGCTTCGGTGGAGGGCACGGAGGTAGTTCAGGTGGATACGGCCGCTAA
- the LOC123509754 gene encoding acanthoscurrin-2-like, translating into MMVAASAMPAPGLHGGSGGSGGSSYGGGGFGSGGFGGGGFGGGGFGNGGLGGGNFGNFGGLGGLGGVGGLGGLGGLGGLGSGGGYYRSAGFGNGGFGNGGFGSGGGFGRLFSGGSFGDGSFGSGLGSGSFGGGSFGGSGGSYGGGSSSSGSYGYRK; encoded by the coding sequence atgatggtggcagcCTCAGCAATGCCCGCCCCTGGACTCCACGGTGGAAGCGGTGGAAGCGGTGGAAGCAGCTACGGTGGAGGAGGCTTCGGTAGTGGAGGTTTCGGTGGAGGAGGTTTCGGTGGAGGAGGCTTCGGTAACGGAGGCTTGGGTGGAGGAAACTTCGGTAACTTTGGCGGATTGGGTGGATTGGGTGGAGTAGGTGGATTGGGTGGACTAGGTGGACTTGGCGGTCTCGGAAGTGGAGGTGGATACTACAGAAGTGCAGGATTTGGCAATGGAGGTTTCGGAAATGGAGGTTTCGGATCAGGTGGAGGCTTTGGTAGACTGTTTAGTGGCGGCTCCTTCGGGGATGGATCCTTCGGCAGTGGATTGGGCAGTGGATCATTCGGTGGAGGATCCTTCGGGGGTTCTGGCGGCAGCTACGGCGGCGGCAGCTCCTCCAGTGGCAGTTACGGGTACAGGAAGTGA